From a region of the Paenarthrobacter aurescens TC1 genome:
- a CDS encoding BNR/Asp-box repeat domain protein (identified by match to protein family HMM PF02012) encodes MHSFNRTASRRGLLFTGAALALTLAACTPASPPTSTTPSIELSDKALPSSHVHGLTVDPDTSQVLLATHDGLFDLTTEPAAKIGGTNDLMGFSPGKDGVFYASGHPGPGSDLPNPLGLIKSIDGGETWEKLSRQGQSDFHAMTTTKTGILAYDGELRHSPDGKAWNTVAAAFAPAVLAGHPDSDTVLGTTTEGIQRSTDGGATWSLDKSAPVIQYAAFATPDEAAGVAPDGTTYYSADAGASWTKKGRIDGEVMALASVKGADGNPWVWAATPDGVVVSTDGGITFRPMDAA; translated from the coding sequence ATGCACTCTTTCAACCGCACTGCGTCACGACGCGGCTTACTTTTCACCGGCGCGGCACTCGCCCTCACCCTGGCAGCCTGCACCCCGGCCAGCCCACCCACAAGCACGACTCCATCCATTGAACTGAGCGACAAGGCCCTGCCCAGCAGCCATGTCCACGGCTTGACCGTCGACCCCGACACCAGCCAGGTGCTCCTGGCCACCCACGACGGCCTCTTCGACCTCACCACAGAACCCGCCGCCAAGATCGGTGGCACGAACGACCTGATGGGCTTTAGTCCCGGAAAGGACGGCGTCTTCTACGCCTCCGGACACCCCGGCCCAGGTTCGGACCTACCCAACCCGCTCGGTCTCATCAAATCCATCGACGGCGGCGAGACCTGGGAGAAACTCTCCCGGCAAGGCCAGTCCGACTTCCACGCCATGACCACCACCAAAACGGGAATCCTCGCGTACGACGGGGAACTCCGCCACAGCCCCGACGGCAAGGCCTGGAACACTGTGGCGGCCGCATTCGCCCCCGCGGTGCTGGCCGGCCACCCCGACAGCGACACGGTACTGGGCACCACCACCGAGGGAATCCAGCGCTCCACCGATGGTGGAGCGACCTGGTCACTGGACAAGTCAGCGCCGGTGATCCAATACGCCGCCTTCGCGACGCCTGACGAAGCCGCCGGGGTCGCTCCCGATGGGACCACCTACTACTCGGCAGACGCCGGGGCGAGCTGGACAAAGAAGGGCCGGATCGATGGCGAAGTGATGGCTCTGGCATCGGTTAAGGGTGCTGACGGCAATCCTTGGGTGTGGGCTGCCACCCCTGATGGGGTTGTTGTGTCCACGGACGGCGGCATCACTTTCCGCCCCATGGACGCTGCCTGA
- a CDS encoding putative transcriptional regulator, ArsR family (identified by match to protein family HMM PF01022) gives MTIDRVVSPDACARLDPAAALFHSLSDPTRLSIVKRMAGGEVRVGDLTGELGLAQSTVSAHVACLRDCGLVEGRVQGRSVYYSLSHPELMDMLAQAEVLLAATGNAVSLCPNFGVGSTGTIPVTEVAR, from the coding sequence ATGACGATTGATCGCGTGGTTTCTCCTGATGCCTGTGCCCGCCTTGATCCGGCCGCAGCGCTGTTTCATTCCCTCAGTGACCCGACTCGGCTGAGCATTGTAAAGCGTATGGCCGGCGGGGAAGTCCGCGTGGGCGACCTGACGGGGGAGCTGGGCTTGGCCCAATCCACTGTTTCGGCCCACGTGGCATGTTTGCGGGATTGCGGTTTGGTGGAAGGCCGGGTGCAGGGCCGGAGCGTGTATTATTCGCTGTCGCATCCTGAGCTGATGGATATGCTTGCCCAGGCTGAGGTCCTGCTGGCAGCCACCGGCAATGCGGTCAGCCTGTGCCCTAACTTTGGCGTTGGCAGCACCGGCACGATCCCGGTGACGGAGGTGGCCCGATGA
- a CDS encoding copper-translocating P-type ATPase (identified by match to protein family HMM PF00122; match to protein family HMM PF00702; match to protein family HMM TIGR01494; match to protein family HMM TIGR01511; match to protein family HMM TIGR01525), with translation MTQHSHHHTHSAPVGEAEPDPADTHRAAIAAPPQHHDHQGHDSADDHAVHSHGQHAGHSTVMFKDRFWLTLALSVPVVYFSPMFGHLLGYMPLEFPGSSWIPPVLGTAIFLYGGQPFLKGGVNELKNRQPGMMLLISMAITVAFLASWATTLRIGNFDLDFWWELALLVAIMLLGHWIEMRALGSAQGALDALAALLPDEAERVTGNGVETVPVSELTTDDIVLVRSGARMPADGTIVDGQAEFDESMITGESKTVLRSTGDPVVAGTVATDNTVRVRVTAVGNDTALAGIQRLVAEAQASSSKAQALADRAAAFLFYFATIAGVITFIAWALLGSLPDAVTRTVTVLVIACPHALGLAIPLVIAISTEQAAKAGVLIKNRIALERMRTIGVVLFDKTGTLTKGEPEVRNTATVDGASGDELLALAAAVESDSEHPVARAIVRAARSKDLNLPQATAFTSMTGRGVRATVNGRTVQVGGPALLRELGLDEPDSLAASTREWMGRGAAVLHIVDGDRILGAVSLEDAIRPESRQAVAALQSRGIKVAMITGDASQVATAVGAELNIDEVFAEVLPADKDKKVAELQARGLKVAMVGDGVNDSPALARAEVGIAIGAGTDVAMESAGVILAGNDPRAVLSMVELSRASYTKMWQNLVWATGYNVIAVPLAAGVLAFAGIVLSPAAGAVLMSVSTVVVALNAQLLRRVKLNPSQVR, from the coding sequence ATGACACAGCACTCCCATCACCACACTCACTCTGCGCCTGTCGGTGAAGCCGAACCTGACCCCGCTGACACGCACCGAGCAGCCATCGCGGCACCACCGCAACATCACGACCATCAGGGACACGACAGCGCCGATGATCACGCCGTGCACAGCCACGGACAGCATGCCGGACACAGCACCGTCATGTTCAAGGACAGGTTCTGGCTGACCCTGGCCCTGTCCGTCCCGGTTGTCTATTTCAGCCCGATGTTCGGGCACCTGCTGGGGTACATGCCCCTGGAGTTCCCGGGCTCGTCCTGGATACCACCGGTCCTCGGGACGGCGATCTTCCTCTACGGAGGACAGCCATTCCTCAAGGGCGGGGTCAATGAGTTGAAGAACCGGCAGCCGGGCATGATGCTGCTGATCTCCATGGCCATCACGGTCGCGTTCCTTGCCTCCTGGGCCACCACGTTGCGGATCGGGAACTTCGATCTGGATTTCTGGTGGGAACTGGCGCTGCTGGTGGCCATCATGCTGCTTGGCCATTGGATCGAAATGCGCGCCCTCGGCTCGGCCCAAGGCGCCCTGGACGCGTTGGCGGCGCTGCTTCCGGACGAGGCCGAACGCGTCACCGGCAACGGAGTGGAGACAGTCCCCGTCTCCGAACTGACGACCGACGATATTGTTCTGGTCCGGTCCGGGGCGCGGATGCCCGCCGACGGCACAATCGTTGACGGGCAGGCCGAATTCGATGAATCCATGATCACCGGTGAATCCAAGACGGTACTGCGCTCCACCGGTGATCCGGTCGTGGCCGGGACCGTGGCCACCGACAACACGGTCCGGGTCAGGGTCACCGCCGTCGGGAACGACACGGCACTGGCCGGCATCCAACGGCTGGTTGCCGAAGCCCAGGCTTCCTCGTCCAAGGCCCAGGCCCTCGCGGACCGGGCAGCGGCCTTCCTGTTCTACTTCGCCACGATCGCCGGCGTGATCACCTTCATCGCTTGGGCGTTGCTGGGCAGCCTGCCCGACGCTGTCACCCGCACCGTCACTGTGCTGGTGATCGCCTGCCCGCACGCGCTCGGCCTGGCCATTCCTCTGGTGATAGCGATCTCCACCGAACAGGCAGCCAAGGCCGGGGTGCTGATCAAGAACCGGATCGCCCTGGAACGGATGCGCACCATCGGCGTCGTCCTGTTCGACAAAACCGGCACCCTGACCAAAGGCGAACCCGAGGTCCGGAACACGGCCACGGTCGATGGCGCGTCCGGCGATGAGCTGCTCGCCCTGGCAGCAGCAGTGGAGTCCGACAGTGAACACCCCGTGGCGCGGGCCATCGTCCGGGCAGCCCGCAGCAAAGACCTGAACCTCCCGCAAGCAACAGCGTTCACGTCCATGACCGGCCGGGGTGTACGGGCCACGGTCAACGGCCGCACCGTCCAGGTCGGCGGCCCGGCATTGCTGCGCGAACTGGGACTGGACGAGCCGGATTCCCTGGCCGCTTCGACCCGTGAGTGGATGGGCCGGGGGGCTGCCGTGCTGCACATCGTTGACGGGGACCGGATATTGGGTGCGGTCAGCCTTGAAGACGCTATCCGTCCTGAATCCCGGCAGGCCGTGGCCGCGCTGCAGAGCAGGGGCATCAAGGTGGCCATGATCACCGGCGACGCGTCTCAGGTCGCGACGGCGGTGGGTGCTGAACTGAACATTGATGAGGTTTTCGCTGAGGTGCTTCCGGCCGACAAGGACAAGAAAGTCGCCGAGCTGCAGGCCCGCGGCTTGAAAGTGGCCATGGTCGGGGACGGGGTCAATGACTCACCCGCACTGGCCCGGGCCGAGGTCGGGATCGCCATTGGTGCCGGCACTGACGTGGCCATGGAATCGGCCGGTGTCATCCTGGCCGGCAACGACCCCCGGGCCGTGCTGTCCATGGTGGAGCTGTCCCGGGCGAGCTACACCAAAATGTGGCAGAACCTCGTGTGGGCCACCGGGTACAACGTCATCGCTGTTCCGCTGGCCGCCGGTGTGCTGGCTTTCGCCGGGATCGTGTTGTCCCCCGCAGCAGGGGCGGTGCTGATGTCGGTCTCCACCGTCGTGGTCGCCCTCAACGCCCAGCTGCTCCGCCGGGTGAAACTGAACCCCTCGCAGGTTCGTTGA
- a CDS encoding domain of unknown function (DUF326) protein (identified by match to protein family HMM PF03860), with protein sequence MTHHISAMINSHPRTANGTGGRLDKEKLADCIAACFECAQTSGACADACLGEDMVSELTTCIRTDLDCADVCAATGAVLSRQTGTNAEIVRATLEACRTACAVCAEECEQHAGMHEHCRICAEACHRCETACADLLATLT encoded by the coding sequence ATGACCCACCACATCAGCGCAATGATCAATTCCCACCCGCGAACCGCAAACGGGACGGGCGGGCGGTTGGATAAGGAGAAGCTGGCCGACTGTATCGCGGCCTGCTTTGAATGCGCCCAAACGAGCGGCGCTTGCGCCGATGCATGTCTGGGTGAGGATATGGTCTCCGAGCTGACCACCTGTATCCGCACGGACCTGGACTGTGCCGATGTCTGCGCCGCTACCGGTGCCGTGCTTAGCCGGCAAACCGGCACCAACGCAGAGATTGTCCGGGCGACGCTGGAAGCCTGCAGGACCGCCTGTGCCGTTTGCGCCGAAGAATGCGAGCAGCACGCCGGCATGCACGAACACTGCAGGATCTGCGCGGAGGCCTGCCACCGCTGCGAAACCGCCTGCGCCGATCTTCTGGCCACCCTCACCTAG
- a CDS encoding putative integral membrane protein has protein sequence MVLSATMKKFLLTLHLICSIGWAGAIAVFVVLDFAALTGHQPELSRLLWLGLEATAWSLLVPLALGSLLTGTILAFGSKWGLFRHYWVLLKLVLTLIATVILVLYTQTIAPLAKIAADPALSGTHMPSALLHTGGALVVLVLATILAVYKPRGTTYRGSGS, from the coding sequence ATGGTCCTCAGCGCCACCATGAAGAAGTTCCTGCTGACCCTGCACTTGATTTGCTCCATTGGGTGGGCCGGCGCAATTGCCGTGTTCGTCGTTTTGGACTTCGCAGCCCTCACCGGACACCAGCCCGAATTAAGCCGTCTGCTGTGGCTGGGTCTGGAAGCGACAGCCTGGTCACTGCTGGTCCCTTTGGCACTCGGATCCCTGCTAACAGGAACAATCCTGGCTTTTGGAAGCAAATGGGGGCTCTTCCGGCACTACTGGGTACTGCTGAAACTTGTCTTAACCCTGATCGCCACGGTCATACTCGTCCTCTACACCCAAACCATCGCCCCGCTGGCGAAGATAGCGGCGGACCCGGCACTGTCCGGCACACACATGCCCTCAGCGCTGCTGCACACCGGAGGGGCCCTCGTGGTGCTGGTATTGGCCACTATCCTCGCTGTGTACAAACCTCGCGGCACAACCTACCGGGGATCTGGTTCTTGA
- a CDS encoding hypothetical protein (identified by Glimmer2; putative) — translation MSEELRPPTGDQGKKRETFTGAPRWVKVSAIVAGILLLVAVAVMVLSGGEHGPGRHGFGFGSQDSATSAASNGAATAPRAYHGEA, via the coding sequence ATGAGTGAGGAATTACGACCTCCGACAGGAGATCAGGGCAAGAAACGGGAGACGTTCACGGGGGCGCCCCGCTGGGTTAAAGTCTCTGCCATCGTCGCTGGCATCCTGCTCCTGGTCGCCGTCGCCGTCATGGTCCTCAGCGGTGGAGAGCACGGACCGGGAAGGCACGGATTCGGCTTCGGCAGCCAGGACAGCGCCACAAGCGCAGCTTCCAATGGTGCCGCCACGGCGCCGCGGGCCTATCACGGCGAAGCGTGA
- a CDS encoding hypothetical protein (identified by Glimmer2; putative) translates to MAAQRIMAGSALLTATLLAAVLAIIAGILGMHVMAGTHSAHSAAAVPAAAPIMTTGVLATSGNPSGHPSPSSGDAALEELSASHGAASPAQCSCSGNCPSELSMTVACIPSAAAGVLAAPVPAEAPSITGPSLDSTLMVWNLWSYRPGGPSPGELSISRT, encoded by the coding sequence ATGGCCGCGCAACGCATCATGGCCGGATCCGCCCTGCTCACCGCGACTCTGCTGGCCGCGGTCCTGGCCATCATCGCCGGAATCCTTGGCATGCACGTCATGGCAGGCACCCACTCGGCACACTCGGCCGCGGCGGTTCCCGCAGCCGCTCCGATCATGACGACGGGGGTTCTGGCCACGTCCGGAAACCCGTCCGGCCATCCGTCCCCGTCTTCCGGGGATGCTGCCCTGGAAGAGCTGTCCGCCTCCCATGGTGCGGCCTCCCCGGCCCAGTGCTCCTGTTCAGGTAACTGCCCCAGCGAGCTTTCCATGACCGTGGCCTGTATCCCCTCGGCCGCGGCCGGTGTCCTTGCCGCCCCGGTACCCGCCGAAGCGCCGTCGATTACGGGCCCATCGCTTGACTCCACCCTCATGGTCTGGAATCTGTGGTCCTACCGTCCCGGCGGTCCTTCACCGGGTGAACTCTCCATCAGCAGAACATAG
- a CDS encoding putative secreted protein with unknown function, DUF305-family (identified by match to protein family HMM PF03713), whose protein sequence is MMNTKKFVPLAATAVAVVIALAGCGSSGGSGSSATSMPGMDHGNSSTPAADTAAHNAADVTFAQMMIPHHAQAVEMSEMILKKQDIPAEITALASRIKDAQGPEIEKMTGWLQGWGEPTQMPTGHSMDGMMGAEDMTKLETAQGVEAAKLFLTQMIAHHEGAVTMAKTETTDGKDTAAVQLSKDIVSAQEAEIKEMQTLLASL, encoded by the coding sequence ATGATGAACACGAAGAAGTTTGTGCCCCTCGCCGCTACGGCCGTCGCCGTAGTGATCGCCCTCGCGGGCTGCGGTTCCTCCGGAGGGTCCGGTTCCTCCGCGACCTCCATGCCGGGAATGGACCATGGCAACAGCTCAACCCCCGCCGCGGACACTGCTGCCCACAACGCCGCGGACGTGACGTTCGCCCAGATGATGATCCCTCACCACGCCCAAGCCGTGGAGATGAGCGAGATGATCCTCAAGAAGCAGGACATCCCCGCCGAGATCACCGCACTGGCCTCCCGCATCAAGGACGCCCAGGGCCCGGAAATCGAGAAAATGACCGGCTGGTTGCAGGGCTGGGGCGAGCCCACGCAGATGCCCACCGGGCACAGCATGGACGGCATGATGGGCGCCGAGGACATGACAAAGCTCGAAACCGCACAAGGTGTTGAAGCCGCGAAACTGTTCCTGACCCAGATGATCGCCCACCACGAGGGCGCCGTAACAATGGCCAAGACCGAAACCACGGACGGCAAAGACACCGCAGCCGTCCAACTCAGCAAGGACATCGTCAGCGCCCAGGAAGCCGAGATCAAGGAAATGCAGACACTGCTGGCGAGCCTCTAG
- a CDS encoding hypothetical protein (identified by Glimmer2; putative), with protein MTAAQHNCARRAVMCGLAVGQAVAGRSNGIPDRGRFGGSGNDQTGNPARDKIDAGGLDAVDGGDRTLNAGHAAATGQSFNAVLNARFSGRSGRSLGGAATAARRRSSQGQFGA; from the coding sequence GTGACGGCCGCGCAACACAACTGTGCGCGCAGGGCCGTGATGTGTGGACTAGCTGTCGGTCAGGCTGTAGCCGGCCGAAGTAACGGCATCCCTGACCGCGGACGGTTCGGCGGATCCGGTAATGATCAGACGGGAAACCCCGCCCGGGACAAGATCGACGCTGGCGGACTCGACGCCGTCGACGGCGGAGACCGAACGCTGAACGCTGGCCACGCAGCCGCCACAGGTCAGTCCTTCAACGCCGTACTCAACGCCCGTTTCAGTGGCCGGAGCGGACGGAGTCTCGGTGGAGCAGCAACCGCAGCCCGACGAAGAAGCAGTCAAGGGCAGTTCGGTGCGTGA